DNA from Prevotella melaninogenica:
GTCAGACTACACGTAAAGAACGTAAGATATGGCAGTATAGTATGGACCAGCTGACAAAGCATTCCATGTTGGAGTTTGTAGAACAGAAGCGTCTTCATCTGCCTAATGAGTACCGAGAACTCATCAAACTCTTCATGAATCAGAACTGGGTCTTACCATTTAAGAATAACGAAACAGAGATTTATACTTCTGGATACGAGTTCTTTCCTTCTTTGTTAATGGAGATTGGTAAGGCTGAACATCATATCCATTTAGATACCTTTATTATTGCCAGTGACCCCTTGGGGCAGATTGTTGCTGATGCTTTGATTGATAAAGCACGACAAGGAGTTGAGGTACGTGTTATCTATGATGATGTAGGTTCTTGGAAAACAAAGAATCGTTTCTTTGACCGTATGCGTGCTGAGGGAATAGAAGTATATGCCTTCATGCCTGTACGCTTCCCAATCTTTACCAGTAAGGTGAACTATCGTAATCATAGAAAGATATGTGTCATAGATGGTGAAGTTGGTTTTATCGGTGGTATGAATATCGCCAATCGCTATGTGAAAGGGATAAAGAAATTAGCTTGGCGTGATACACATGTTAAGATAACTGGTGCTGCGGTATATGGTTTGCAACGTGCCTTCTTGGTAGATTGGTTCTTTGTGAGTCGTGAGTTGATAACCGACCATGTTTATTATCCGGTCAGTAAGGTTGCTGAGAATGATAGTCTTATTCAGATTGTCACCAGTAGTCCAACAAGTTTATGGCCAGAGATTGAGCAAGGATACGTAAGAGTACTTACCAGTGCGAAGCAATATGTCTATATGGAAACACCTTACTTCCTGCCTACTGACCCAATCCTCTTTGCTATGCGTACTGCAGCCTTGTCGGGAGTAGATGTAAGACTGATGATTCCTTACGAGACAGACACTAAGATAGTGGAATGGGCTTCACGCACTTATGTCTTAGCAACGGTGAAAGCGGGAGTAAAAGTTTATTTATATAAGGCTGGCTTTAATCATTCAAAACTTCTTGTTGCCGATGATAGTATAGCAACGATTGGTTCTACTAATGTTGACTTCCGTAGCTTTGAGAATGACTTTGAAGCAAATGCTTTCTTCTATGATAAGAAAATAGCATTAGAAGTAAAGGATATCTTCTTAACAGATCAAGAAGAGTGTGTTGCTTTGGAAGATGTACGAAACCTTACACATCGTTCCTTCTTACAACGCCTTTGGGAATCAATGGTAAGACTTTTGAGCCCACTGTTTTAAAAGGGGCAAAGGGTTTACAGTTATAATTCTTCCTTTTTAAAAACAGTATCTTTACACCTCTTCTTTGTAGAAAGGCGACTGAAGATGAGATAGTTTTCTTTCAATTTATTCTTTTATTCTACTTTTTCTTTTTACCTTTGTGCCGTGAAACAATTAGCAATGACATATCCAGCCAATTCAGCGCAGCAAAGAAACTTTGATTTCTTTGCCTTTTTTAGTGCTTTATATTTGGTAGTTTCAGATATTTTGCTAACGCACACGCACACAGGCGCTACTAGCGTTTAATCATTCTTTTTTTCTTCCATTCTACGCGCGCGCGAAGCGTGGTGTAACCCTTGTAAACAAAGGACTTCTAGGAGTTTCCTTTGTTCGCTTTTTTGTGTCTTTTTGTCAAGAAGCAAAGAAGCAAAATAAGATTGGAAGATTTATGCTGATTTCGTATTTATGGTTATTCTTTTGCTATATTTTTCTGCAAATTTTGTGATGGGCGTTTGCCAATAATAGTAATAACTCAATAGAAAGATAGTTTCTTATTTTTGTAGCAATACAATATATTTTTTAATGAATCAATTATGGAGAAAAAACAATTAAAAAAGAAAAAGTATGAAAGTCCTAGGATTGGGATATTTCATTATGTATCGGACACTTCTCTCATGGAAACGTCATTTCCAAATGATGGTGGTCATACCAAAGCTGGTGACGACGGTCAGTCTCTTAATGCTAAACAAGCATTATTCTTTGAGGAAGATACAAAGGAAAGTGAAACCCATAATCAGTGGGATTCTAATTAATCAGAAAGTTTAGAATTTAACAAACAAAAAGATGAAGTTAAAAACATTATTATTATTAGCTTTTGTAGCTCTGATTTCCTTTACGGGATGTGCTGGAGATGAGGTTA
Protein-coding regions in this window:
- the cls gene encoding cardiolipin synthase, with translation MIYVHWAFLAVYVVVIIIVMVRVLMDNRQPAKTMAWMLVLTFIPMLGIILYFFFGQTTRKERKIWQYSMDQLTKHSMLEFVEQKRLHLPNEYRELIKLFMNQNWVLPFKNNETEIYTSGYEFFPSLLMEIGKAEHHIHLDTFIIASDPLGQIVADALIDKARQGVEVRVIYDDVGSWKTKNRFFDRMRAEGIEVYAFMPVRFPIFTSKVNYRNHRKICVIDGEVGFIGGMNIANRYVKGIKKLAWRDTHVKITGAAVYGLQRAFLVDWFFVSRELITDHVYYPVSKVAENDSLIQIVTSSPTSLWPEIEQGYVRVLTSAKQYVYMETPYFLPTDPILFAMRTAALSGVDVRLMIPYETDTKIVEWASRTYVLATVKAGVKVYLYKAGFNHSKLLVADDSIATIGSTNVDFRSFENDFEANAFFYDKKIALEVKDIFLTDQEECVALEDVRNLTHRSFLQRLWESMVRLLSPLF